The Campylobacter concisus genome has a window encoding:
- the lptA gene encoding lipopolysaccharide transport periplasmic protein LptA, whose translation MGRRKAAILAMILGFTFLNAEQVEITSNDFFADENKQISEFVGNVNIKKGSYDELKANKVVVHFDKKRQPVKYVATGNARAKIFMKDKHYEGKGDTLTYEPAKQIYTVTGNGYLHEVETDKNVYGDKIVVNQKDGTYSVNSDEKKPVKFIFQIEDKTK comes from the coding sequence ATGGGTAGAAGAAAAGCAGCGATTTTAGCGATGATTTTGGGCTTTACATTTTTAAATGCAGAGCAGGTTGAGATCACTTCAAACGATTTTTTTGCTGACGAAAACAAGCAGATCAGCGAATTTGTAGGCAATGTAAATATCAAAAAAGGCTCATACGATGAGCTAAAGGCAAACAAAGTCGTTGTGCATTTTGATAAAAAGCGCCAACCAGTAAAATATGTAGCCACAGGCAACGCTAGAGCTAAAATTTTCATGAAAGATAAGCACTATGAAGGCAAGGGCGATACGCTCACATATGAGCCTGCAAAGCAGATATACACAGTAACTGGCAACGGCTATTTGCACGAGGTAGAGACTGATAAAAATGTCTATGGTGACAAGATCGTGGTCAATCAAAAAGATGGCACATATAGCGTAAATAGCGATGAGAAAAAGCCGGTTAAATTTATCTTTCAAATAGAGGATAAAACCAAGTGA
- the yihA gene encoding ribosome biogenesis GTP-binding protein YihA/YsxC, with protein MIRALSAKFITSSPSIKEAPSFVTSEVVFLGRSNVGKSSLINALVNQKNLAKSSSTPGKTQLINFFEAEFCEEKEESEKEKFKLILVDLPGFGYAKVAKSKHDEWRKNLDEFLKFRSDIRLFIHLIDARHFDLDIDVNVDSYLKSFLRADQKILNLYTKSDKLNQSQKSAIIKFDPSGILVSTLSKSGIDKAREAIINHALGR; from the coding sequence GTGATAAGAGCTTTGAGCGCTAAATTTATCACTTCAAGCCCAAGCATAAAGGAGGCTCCAAGCTTTGTGACAAGCGAAGTGGTCTTTTTGGGCAGGTCAAATGTGGGTAAAAGTAGCCTCATAAACGCACTTGTAAATCAAAAAAATTTAGCCAAAAGCTCATCAACTCCTGGCAAAACGCAGCTTATAAATTTCTTTGAGGCTGAGTTTTGTGAGGAAAAGGAAGAGAGTGAAAAAGAGAAATTTAAGCTCATCTTGGTCGATCTACCAGGCTTTGGCTACGCAAAAGTTGCAAAGTCAAAACATGACGAGTGGCGCAAAAATTTAGATGAGTTTTTGAAATTTAGAAGCGACATCAGACTTTTTATACATCTAATCGACGCTAGACATTTTGACTTAGACATCGACGTAAACGTGGATTCTTACCTAAAAAGCTTTTTAAGAGCTGATCAGAAAATCTTAAATTTATACACAAAAAGCGACAAGCTAAATCAAAGCCAAAAGAGTGCGATAATAAAATTTGACCCAAGTGGCATTTTGGTCTCGACACTCAGCAAAAGCGGCATCGACAAGGCACGGGAAGCTATCATAAACCACGCTCTTGGTAGGTAA
- the lptC gene encoding LPS export ABC transporter periplasmic protein LptC, with protein MVVKIFYFVVAIFSAVMIFLAAQDPYLANVLKVDTKISNMQVNDVVDYEINSTKISGIYEADELNRYSDRDEFLDFKARILRGNLRHFLSSDKAISQNDEIIFQKNANYENNDSLKFKSDEVIYNTKTKIVRSEANFTITRNGDKVLGDSGSYDLNKKQTQIKGLRAWVEEKQRF; from the coding sequence TTGGTTGTAAAAATTTTCTACTTCGTCGTGGCCATTTTTAGTGCTGTGATGATATTTTTAGCGGCTCAAGACCCATACTTAGCAAACGTGCTAAAGGTTGATACAAAGATATCAAATATGCAGGTAAATGATGTGGTTGATTACGAGATAAACTCGACTAAGATAAGCGGAATTTACGAGGCTGACGAGCTAAACAGATATAGCGACAGGGATGAATTTTTAGACTTTAAAGCGAGAATTTTAAGGGGAAATTTAAGACATTTTCTAAGCTCAGATAAGGCTATCTCGCAAAACGATGAGATAATCTTTCAAAAAAATGCAAACTATGAAAATAATGATAGTTTGAAATTTAAAAGCGATGAAGTTATATATAACACAAAGACAAAAATAGTAAGATCAGAGGCAAATTTCACCATCACTAGAAATGGCGACAAAGTACTAGGCGATAGTGGAAGCTACGATCTAAATAAAAAACAAACGCAGATAAAAGGGTTAAGGGCATGGGTAGAAGAAAAGCAGCGATTTTAG